In Sphingobacterium sp. lm-10, the DNA window TTGGAAATTATTTCGCATTATCCGCCTCCGGCAACCAAAGGAAAATATATTAAGATTAAGTACATTACACAGTTGCCAGGCAGATCGCCCATGTTTGCTTTCTTCTGTAACTTACCGCAATACATCAAAGATCCTTACAAACGCTTTGTAGAAAACAAGCTGCGTGAGAATTTTGATTTCTCTGGTGTACCAATCCAGATTTTCTTTAGACAAAAATAACGAAGACTATCCCCACTTTATGTTACAGCATAATCTATCGCTCTATAATACGCTTACCCGTAAGAAAGAAAAGTTTGAGCCCATACATCCGAATTTGGTAGGGATGTATGTATGTGGCCCTACCGTATATGGTGATGTGCATTTAGGCAATTGCCGTACTTTTGTATCATTCGATTTGATCTTCCGGTACTTGTGTCACTTAGGTTACAAAGTGCGTTATGTACGCAACATCACCGATGCTGGGCATTTAGAGGGCGATAATGATGAGGGCGATGACAAGTTTGCGAAGAAAGCTAAGCTCGAGCAATTGGAACCGATGGAGATTGTACAGAAATACACCATAGGATTTCATGACGTGCTGCGCTTGTTCAATACACTTCCGCCAAGCATCGAACCTACTGCTACTGGCCACATCTCGGAACAAATTGAGATGGTGCAGCAGATCATCGACAATGGCTATGCATATGAGGTAAATGGTACGGTGTACTTTGATGTAGATCGCTATACCAAGGAGCACAATTATACCATTCTCACGAATCGTAACCTGGATGACCTGTTGAACAATACGCGGGAGCTTGGAGGGCAAGATGAGAAACGTAACCGGCTCGATTTTGCACTGTGGATCAAAGCCAAGCCAGAGCACATCATGCGTTGGCCTGCACCATGGAGCGTAGGATTTCCAGGTTGGCATATAGAATGTTCAGCGATGAGCCGCAAGTACTTAGGGGATCAGTTTGATATTCATGGCGGCGGTATGGATTTGGCGGCTACACACCATACCAATGAAATTGCTCAGTCTCAGGCTTGTAATCATACCACGCCATCCAAATACTGGATGCATACCAATATGCTCACCGTAAATGGCGCGCGGATGTCCAAATCTGCTGGTAACGGGTTTTTGCCAGGTCAGCTGTTTACAGGAAATCATCCGTTATTGCAACGCGGTTATTCTCCGATGGCGGTAAGATTCTTTATGCTGCAAGCGCATTATCGGAGCACCTTAGACTTTTCTAATGAAGCCTTGGATGCCGCTGATAAAGGTTTCAAAAGGCTATTGGCTGCAATAAACCTTTTAGATAAGATTACGCCCAGCAAAAAATCGACGATTCCTAGTTTGGACGAACTTCAGGAGCGCAGCTATGCCGCGCTGGATGATGATTTCAATAGCCCGGTATTAATCGCTGAACTGTTTGAAGTCGTTCGCATCATCAACTCTGTGTACGACGGTAAAATGACGATTTCGGAAGAGGATCATAGCAAACTAAAGTCCTATATCCAGGCATTTGTCTTCGACATACTGGGACTTAAAGACGATCAGTCGGGTACAGAAGATGGTAGCGCAGATGGCTTGATGCAATTGATCATTAAGATCCGTAACGAGGCTAAAACAAACAAAGATTTTGCCACATCGGATCGTATTCGTGATGAGTTGAACGCTCTGGGCATCCAATTGAAAGATAGTAAAGACGGCACACTTTGGAATAAAATTTGATATTAAGGAGCTGTTAATTAAATAGTATATGAAGTTTTTAAACGCAGCAGCGTTCTTAATAAGTCTGTTGATTACGGGTATTGCATACGGGCAATTGCCTAATAAGGTAGGTAGTCTCATTTCGGTAGACCGTAGCGCTGCAAACCTATCCAACAGGCAGAGTCCGCATGCTGGATTAGTGTCGATAGTAGATAAGGAATCCTCGTTTTTTGTGCCTTCATCTGTGAATGCACTCAATTATCTCAACAATCGCCCAAATCTTCCAGATGTATTGAGCTGGGAACCAAATTTTGCGTTAGTATCGCGAAGTATGGATTGGGGTGTCACTTCTGGACCATTACAATACCAACGTACTGGCGCTATTAAGCGCTATGGACAATATGTAACCATTTGGCGACGGGATAAAAAAGGTAATTGGCGGGTACACGTACGTGCTGAAGTAGAGAATTACGGTAAGCAAAAAGCGGCTGATTTGGAATACTTCGAACCAGACGATAAAGATTATTTGAAACACCGCTCCATGGTGCGCTTGAATCAACGTGAAGAGGTTGTTTTTCAGACCGACAAACTTTTTTCCCACGTTCTGAAAGCAGATACACGTACGGGATATGAAGAATTCCTGGCGGACGATGTTCGTTATTATTTTCCTTGGCAGCCAGAAATCATTGGTAGAAAAAATGTGATTTCGATGTTTACCAAAGAACGCATTGAAATCGATACCGAACCAGAACAGGTTGGTCGTGCCTATAGTGGTGAATTTGCGTATACCTCTGGCACAGCGACGGTAGGATTAAAAGATAAGGTAGTCAAATTCAATTATATCCGGGTTTGGCAATTAAAAAATGATTACCAGTGGAAGATCATCCTAGAGATGATGTTCGAAAGATAAGATAACATGGCGAAGACAAGAGTAGGATTTGGGTTTGATGTTCATCAGATGAAAGATCAACATCCTTTTTGGGTGGGTGGTGTGCAATTGGATCACCATGCGGGTGCATTTGGCCACTCCGATGCTGATGTATTGCTTCATGCTATTTGTGACGCTTTGCTGGGAGCAGCTAATCTGGAAGATATCGGGTATCATTTTCCGAATACGGACGATCAGTGGAAGGGCATTTCCAGTTTGGTATTACTAGAAAAATCCGTAAGCCTTATTCAGGAGAGGGGTTGGCGTATTGAGAATATCGATGCGATGTTGTGCTTGGAAGCACCCAAGATCAAACCCTATATCCCACAGATGAAGGAAGCGATTTCGCAGTACAGTGGTTTGCCG includes these proteins:
- the cysS gene encoding cysteine--tRNA ligase; protein product: MLQHNLSLYNTLTRKKEKFEPIHPNLVGMYVCGPTVYGDVHLGNCRTFVSFDLIFRYLCHLGYKVRYVRNITDAGHLEGDNDEGDDKFAKKAKLEQLEPMEIVQKYTIGFHDVLRLFNTLPPSIEPTATGHISEQIEMVQQIIDNGYAYEVNGTVYFDVDRYTKEHNYTILTNRNLDDLLNNTRELGGQDEKRNRLDFALWIKAKPEHIMRWPAPWSVGFPGWHIECSAMSRKYLGDQFDIHGGGMDLAATHHTNEIAQSQACNHTTPSKYWMHTNMLTVNGARMSKSAGNGFLPGQLFTGNHPLLQRGYSPMAVRFFMLQAHYRSTLDFSNEALDAADKGFKRLLAAINLLDKITPSKKSTIPSLDELQERSYAALDDDFNSPVLIAELFEVVRIINSVYDGKMTISEEDHSKLKSYIQAFVFDILGLKDDQSGTEDGSADGLMQLIIKIRNEAKTNKDFATSDRIRDELNALGIQLKDSKDGTLWNKI
- a CDS encoding DUF4440 domain-containing protein, which encodes MKFLNAAAFLISLLITGIAYGQLPNKVGSLISVDRSAANLSNRQSPHAGLVSIVDKESSFFVPSSVNALNYLNNRPNLPDVLSWEPNFALVSRSMDWGVTSGPLQYQRTGAIKRYGQYVTIWRRDKKGNWRVHVRAEVENYGKQKAADLEYFEPDDKDYLKHRSMVRLNQREEVVFQTDKLFSHVLKADTRTGYEEFLADDVRYYFPWQPEIIGRKNVISMFTKERIEIDTEPEQVGRAYSGEFAYTSGTATVGLKDKVVKFNYIRVWQLKNDYQWKIILEMMFER
- the ispF gene encoding 2-C-methyl-D-erythritol 2,4-cyclodiphosphate synthase, producing the protein MAKTRVGFGFDVHQMKDQHPFWVGGVQLDHHAGAFGHSDADVLLHAICDALLGAANLEDIGYHFPNTDDQWKGISSLVLLEKSVSLIQERGWRIENIDAMLCLEAPKIKPYIPQMKEAISQYSGLPVEDISIKATTNEKLGFIGREEGVVAYAVCLIQKD